One genomic window of Ictalurus punctatus breed USDA103 unplaced genomic scaffold, Coco_2.0 Super-Scaffold_100068, whole genome shotgun sequence includes the following:
- the LOC128630859 gene encoding histone H2B-like, with product MPDPAKTAPKKGSKKAVTKTAGKGGKKRRKSRKESYAIYVYKVLKQVHPDTGISSKAMGIMNSFVNDIFERIAGESSRLAHYNKRSTITSREIQTAVRLLLPGELAKHAVSEGTKAVTKYTSSK from the coding sequence ATGCCCGATCCAGCCAAGACCGCGCCCAAGAAGGGCTCGaagaaagccgtgaccaagacggccggcaaaggaggcaagaaacgcagaaagtccaggaaggagagctacgccatctacgtgtacaaggtcCTGAAGCAGGTGCACCCTGACACCGgcatctcatccaaggccatgggcatcatgaactccttcgtgaatgatatttttgagcgcatCGCCGGTGAGTCTTCTCGTCTGGCTCACTACAACAAGCGCTCCACCATCACCTCGAGGGAGATCCAGACCGCCGTGCGCCTGTTGCTTCCCGGCGAGCTGGCCAAGCACGCCGTGTCCGAAGGCACAAAGGCCGTgaccaagtacaccagctccaagtaa